The region TATTGGATATGAATTCACTTGAATCTTTACACGGCACATTTGATTCAGCTAGGGATATTTGTTTATATCAAAAATTCAATGCTGATTTAAGACTATGTTGGTTTATCGATTCTTTAGAAGTGATATCTCAAGAGGAAGGTAAAAAACTAAAAATGAGATTAGTTGAAGAAGTTAAAAAAGGCAGATCTTATGATGATGTTTTAAAAGAAGGAAGATT is a window of Methanobrevibacter gottschalkii DSM 11977 DNA encoding:
- a CDS encoding DUF1959 family protein, coding for MDENAKLKVMQERIIKSYAWQRDIIIPLSNEFNCTNEELEELFFDLLDMNSLESLHGTFDSARDICLYQKFNADLRLCWFIDSLEVISQEEGKKLKMRLVEEVKKGRSYDDVLKEGRLELFELLKKETNY